A single genomic interval of Metamycoplasma salivarium harbors:
- the secE gene encoding preprotein translocase subunit SecE: protein MDENVKDKKKKSKQVDLDSTTKNFIKEVKRIRWPRAAKVWKWFGITIGFVVVMAIFCFLITLAFTGIWNLAGIKS from the coding sequence ATGGATGAAAATGTTAAAGACAAAAAGAAGAAAAGTAAACAAGTTGATTTAGATTCTACAACAAAAAACTTCATTAAGGAAGTTAAAAGAATTAGATGGCCTAGAGCTGCCAAGGTTTGAAAATGATTTGGCATCACTATTGGTTTTGTTGTTGTTATGGCTATATTTTGTTTTCTAATCACATTAGCATTTACAGGCATTTGAAATCTTGCAGGTATTAAATCTTAA
- the nusG gene encoding transcription termination/antitermination protein NusG, producing the protein MEQIEDKEFKWYMVSTVSGKEENVIEALKNKIATQNMDNLFRDIRIFLMPHLSNKELEKKTKGEEYTVKYVNIYKGYIFINMVMTDEAWYIVRNTQYVTGLIGSSGKGAKPTPISKKDFNSMVEKEKTLNEKFAEGDIETAFKEGVIVKVINGIFKDEIGEIIKNNDITQKAFVNIEQFGRKSPTEFDYKDLEICS; encoded by the coding sequence ATGGAACAAATTGAAGATAAAGAATTTAAATGATATATGGTTTCAACAGTTTCTGGAAAAGAAGAAAATGTTATTGAAGCTTTAAAAAATAAAATTGCTACTCAAAATATGGATAATCTTTTTAGAGACATTAGAATCTTTTTAATGCCACACCTTTCTAATAAAGAATTAGAAAAGAAAACCAAGGGTGAAGAATATACTGTTAAATATGTTAACATTTACAAAGGTTATATTTTTATTAATATGGTTATGACTGATGAAGCTTGATATATTGTTCGGAACACACAATATGTAACTGGTTTAATTGGTTCTTCTGGAAAGGGAGCAAAACCTACCCCAATTAGTAAAAAAGACTTTAACTCAATGGTTGAAAAAGAAAAGACCTTAAATGAAAAATTTGCTGAAGGCGATATTGAAACAGCATTCAAAGAAGGTGTTATTGTTAAAGTTATTAATGGAATTTTTAAAGATGAAATTGGTGAAATTATAAAAAACAACGATATTACACAAAAAGCTTTTGTTAATATTGAACAATTTGGCAGAAAATCTCCAACTGAATTTGATTATAAAGATTTAGAAATTTGTTCATAA
- a CDS encoding ABC transporter ATP-binding protein: protein MFRIFKLLKPKYKIYSVITVLFTIIQVVSFLIVPNIFGAISSLFAQSSATTIKINILGQYGFVVHSVNEAIKWIAIIFVITISVGAITALSASYLGNYVSTVGARDIRDILWNHIETLSQKDIESFTNAKIMTRFTVDISRIQNGLISTLRMLFIGPINLIVGLILSLVTNLKLSIVIGVLVPAIILSLAIMGLIVTKLFRKEQKALDEVNLQTQENILGAKVIKSYNLEESQNAKYQAANNLHAKISLKSWFGFSVIFNLIFFMANMGIIAVMVISGLTHKGTIGSAEEHGKFLQDITVFINYILIVMMGIIITSITLFNINRANISSKRVFEILDRKPSIPFIKSDKVVTNGKIMFDNVTFSYYETAEKNVIENVSFTLNAGETLGIIGPTGSGKSTIAKLISNTFKVEKGQIFIDDQNINEMDTNSLHNSISFVNQVPVILSGTIRSNLLFANANATEDDIINSTKAACAYEYINKFEAKFDHHVEKLGANLSGGQKQRLSIAQGLIRNPKILILDDSTSALDVKTEALVKQNIRHMFKDQKITTIIIAQKISSIIDADKIIVMHHGKLEDIGTHDELMKRNKLYQEIALMQMGGQNE, encoded by the coding sequence ATGTTTAGGATTTTTAAGCTATTAAAACCTAAATATAAGATATATTCTGTTATTACAGTTTTATTTACAATCATTCAGGTTGTGTCATTTTTAATTGTGCCAAATATTTTTGGTGCAATTTCATCATTGTTTGCACAGTCTAGTGCTACAACAATAAAAATTAATATCTTAGGACAATATGGCTTTGTAGTACATTCAGTCAATGAAGCAATTAAATGAATCGCAATTATTTTTGTAATTACAATATCAGTTGGTGCAATTACTGCATTATCTGCTTCATATTTAGGTAATTATGTTTCAACAGTTGGTGCTAGAGATATTCGTGATATTTTGTGAAATCATATTGAGACTTTATCACAAAAAGACATTGAATCTTTCACCAATGCAAAAATAATGACTAGATTTACAGTTGATATTTCGAGAATTCAAAATGGTTTAATTTCAACGTTAAGAATGTTGTTTATAGGCCCAATTAATTTAATTGTTGGTCTTATTTTATCACTTGTAACAAACCTAAAACTTTCAATTGTTATTGGTGTTTTAGTCCCTGCAATTATCCTTTCTTTAGCAATTATGGGACTAATTGTTACTAAATTGTTTAGAAAAGAACAAAAAGCATTGGATGAAGTTAACTTACAAACTCAAGAAAACATTCTAGGTGCTAAGGTTATAAAATCATATAATTTAGAAGAAAGTCAAAATGCTAAATATCAAGCTGCAAACAACTTGCATGCGAAAATTTCATTAAAAAGCTGATTTGGATTCAGCGTTATCTTTAACTTAATATTTTTTATGGCAAATATGGGAATAATTGCGGTTATGGTTATTTCTGGACTTACTCATAAAGGAACTATTGGTTCTGCAGAAGAACATGGAAAATTCTTACAAGATATTACAGTTTTTATTAACTATATATTAATCGTTATGATGGGAATCATTATTACAAGTATTACATTGTTTAATATTAATAGAGCAAATATTTCTTCAAAAAGAGTGTTTGAAATTTTGGATAGAAAACCAAGTATTCCATTTATCAAATCAGATAAAGTTGTCACAAATGGAAAGATTATGTTTGATAATGTTACTTTCTCATACTATGAAACTGCAGAAAAAAATGTTATTGAAAATGTCTCATTTACATTAAATGCAGGAGAAACTTTGGGAATTATAGGTCCTACAGGTTCTGGAAAATCAACAATTGCAAAATTAATCAGCAATACCTTTAAGGTAGAAAAAGGCCAAATATTTATTGATGATCAAAATATTAATGAAATGGATACGAACTCATTGCATAATAGCATTTCATTTGTTAATCAAGTGCCAGTAATTTTGAGTGGTACAATTCGTTCAAATTTATTATTTGCAAATGCAAACGCAACTGAAGATGATATTATTAATTCAACAAAAGCTGCTTGTGCCTATGAATATATCAATAAATTTGAAGCTAAATTTGATCATCATGTTGAAAAATTGGGAGCAAATTTATCAGGTGGTCAAAAACAAAGACTTTCAATTGCTCAAGGTTTAATTAGAAATCCAAAAATATTAATTTTAGATGATTCAACTAGTGCCTTAGATGTTAAAACTGAAGCTTTAGTAAAACAAAATATTAGACATATGTTTAAAGACCAAAAAATTACAACAATTATCATTGCTCAAAAAATTTCTTCAATCATTGATGCCGACAAAATAATTGTTATGCATCATGGTAAATTAGAAGATATTGGTACTCATGATGAGCTTATGAAGAGAAATAAACTATATCAAGAAATTGCATTAATGCAAATGGGAGGTCAAAATGAATAA
- a CDS encoding ATP-binding cassette domain-containing protein: MADLMHTKDIVFKVKNIFKQIKKQTIINNVLFLVRRNSIKVFAGENGAGKSTLMRICTGNDLDFEGSLYFNNKNMNDIKEAKSFLFFATDLIFPQNLNAFEYVQNYFQHNLLMRNLENIN, encoded by the coding sequence ATGGCTGATTTAATGCACACCAAGGACATTGTCTTTAAAGTAAAGAATATATTTAAACAAATTAAGAAGCAGACAATAATTAATAATGTTTTATTTTTAGTAAGAAGAAATTCAATTAAAGTTTTTGCCGGTGAGAATGGAGCTGGTAAATCCACATTAATGAGAATTTGCACAGGAAATGATTTAGACTTTGAAGGTTCTTTATATTTTAATAATAAAAATATGAATGACATAAAAGAAGCTAAGTCATTTTTATTTTTTGCAACAGATTTAATATTTCCTCAAAATCTAAATGCATTTGAATATGTGCAAAATTATTTCCAACACAATTTATTAATGAGAAATTTAGAGAATATAAACTAG
- a CDS encoding ABC transporter ATP-binding protein has protein sequence MNNSHQFDPFYSVKNPKLMTKEELKQHKKNVKRIKRESFGSTLHYLNYRKGAFAAVVILNLLSAIFMTTSTFLIGYLTDVALGYDQLRIGGDFKVWKFVIGFTMMGVFYLLGSGLSMWSDIVSNKVGVIAGRVMRSEAYQKLMKMPISFFDATNTGEVMSILSNDIDNITFGFADALSPLLMSVFIIVASFGFMLYNSVYLSLIVLVLIPLFLSVVVILMLKAIPQFEKQQSRTAKLNGYIEEHLAAIHLIRNFNQAKIVNKTFEKYNDKLYGSSFKASLYSGIIWPYSLVATFIIQIIIGVIAVVFSTNNISTGSGQMFSVGVITNFILYTRNISDRVNRIFQNLTTLQIGIVSSARVLQLIKLTPPVDETKLENIGNVKGDVEFKNVYFSYSNNPENLQLKNASFKAKRGQIFAIVGPTGAGKTTIINLLSKFYLPLSGEIRIDGHLSSNVNEHSWRNQISIVLQDTFLFKTTIMNNLKYANPNATDEEVIAAAKISNAHEFIMQLENQYSEVVLEGGVNFSQGERQLLAITRAIIANKNILILDEATSNVDTRTEKHIQNAMLSLMKGKTSFVIAHRLSTIVNADKILVVQNGEIIEQGNHTELLAKKGFYEQLYNSSFDDGE, from the coding sequence ATGAATAATTCACATCAATTTGATCCATTTTATAGTGTAAAAAATCCTAAATTAATGACAAAAGAAGAACTAAAACAACATAAAAAGAATGTCAAAAGAATAAAAAGAGAAAGCTTTGGCTCAACGCTTCATTATCTAAATTACCGTAAAGGTGCTTTTGCTGCGGTTGTTATTTTGAACTTGCTTTCTGCTATCTTTATGACAACATCAACATTTCTAATTGGTTATCTAACAGATGTTGCTTTGGGATATGATCAATTAAGAATTGGTGGTGATTTTAAAGTTTGAAAATTTGTTATTGGTTTTACAATGATGGGAGTTTTTTATCTCTTAGGTTCTGGACTCAGCATGTGAAGTGACATCGTATCCAATAAAGTCGGTGTTATTGCAGGTCGGGTTATGAGAAGTGAAGCTTATCAAAAACTAATGAAAATGCCAATTTCATTTTTCGATGCAACAAACACCGGAGAAGTTATGTCAATTTTATCAAATGATATTGACAATATAACTTTTGGGTTTGCCGATGCATTAAGCCCACTTTTGATGTCAGTATTTATCATCGTTGCTTCATTTGGATTTATGTTATATAACTCAGTTTATTTATCACTAATTGTTTTAGTATTAATTCCATTATTTTTATCAGTTGTTGTAATTTTAATGTTAAAAGCAATTCCACAATTTGAAAAGCAACAAAGTAGAACTGCAAAATTAAACGGTTATATTGAAGAACATTTAGCAGCAATACATTTAATTAGAAATTTTAATCAAGCAAAAATAGTTAATAAAACATTTGAAAAATATAATGACAAATTATATGGATCATCATTTAAAGCATCATTATATTCTGGAATAATTTGACCATATTCTTTAGTTGCTACATTTATTATCCAAATCATTATTGGCGTCATTGCAGTTGTGTTTTCAACAAACAATATCTCAACTGGTTCAGGCCAAATGTTTAGTGTTGGTGTTATTACTAACTTTATTCTTTACACAAGAAATATATCTGACCGTGTTAATAGAATTTTTCAAAACTTAACAACCTTACAAATAGGAATTGTTTCTTCAGCACGTGTTTTACAACTTATTAAATTAACTCCTCCAGTTGATGAAACAAAATTAGAAAATATTGGAAATGTTAAAGGTGATGTTGAATTTAAAAATGTTTATTTCTCATATTCAAATAATCCAGAAAACTTACAATTAAAAAATGCTTCATTTAAAGCTAAGAGAGGTCAAATTTTTGCAATCGTTGGACCTACTGGTGCCGGAAAAACTACAATCATTAACTTATTAAGTAAATTCTATTTACCTTTAAGTGGTGAAATTAGAATTGATGGTCATTTATCATCAAATGTCAATGAACATTCATGAAGAAACCAAATTTCTATTGTTTTACAAGACACTTTCTTATTTAAAACAACAATTATGAATAATCTAAAATATGCTAATCCAAATGCGACCGATGAGGAAGTTATTGCTGCTGCTAAAATTTCAAATGCCCATGAATTTATCATGCAACTCGAAAACCAATATTCAGAAGTTGTTTTAGAAGGCGGTGTAAACTTTTCACAAGGTGAAAGACAACTTCTTGCAATTACAAGAGCAATTATTGCTAATAAAAACATTTTAATTTTAGATGAAGCTACATCTAATGTTGATACAAGAACTGAAAAACATATTCAAAATGCCATGTTAAGTTTAATGAAAGGTAAAACTTCTTTTGTTATTGCGCATCGTTTATCAACAATAGTTAATGCGGATAAAATTTTGGTTGTTCAAAATGGTGAAATTATTGAACAAGGAAATCATACTGAACTTTTAGCCAAAAAAGGTTTTTATGAACAACTCTATAATTCTTCATTTGATGATGGTGAATAA
- the rpmG gene encoding 50S ribosomal protein L33, protein MLKTKKISLACSECKHKNYSVNKSNNARLEIKKFCKYCNKQTLHKEEK, encoded by the coding sequence ATGCTAAAAACAAAGAAGATTTCACTAGCTTGTAGCGAATGTAAACACAAAAATTATTCAGTCAACAAAAGCAATAATGCAAGATTAGAAATTAAAAAATTTTGCAAATATTGCAATAAACAAACATTGCATAAGGAAGAAAAGTAA
- the thiI gene encoding tRNA uracil 4-sulfurtransferase ThiI, which yields MYNKILIRYGELTLKGNNRKDFVNKLKNNLLMWIRKEELKVEYDRMFINFSTKNLDILQNIFGIFSYSPVLECESNLDSIKKSIKNLLNEIDLNKFKTFAINSRRNDKTFSLTSHELNIEIGNFVSEILPNFQVKLNNPDLEINIEVRKENTYIFYENIYGLGGMPLESAGKTLHLMSGGIDSPVAANLLQKRGLKIVFLNFITPPHTDKLTEQKIDDLINVLTKYQGETILYQINYTKIMNLLNLISDQKYKITLMRRSFYRIATLIAKKENIKILSTGESLGQVASQTLESLCTISNATDLEIFRPLICFDKIDTIKLAQKIKTYDISIKKACETCELFAPKEPITKPHLFKVIELEKELPNLFSLEKETCEGNLKIKKYKN from the coding sequence ATGTATAACAAAATATTAATAAGATATGGTGAATTAACATTAAAGGGTAACAATCGCAAAGACTTTGTTAACAAACTAAAAAACAATTTATTAATGTGAATTAGAAAAGAAGAATTAAAAGTTGAATATGATCGAATGTTTATTAATTTTTCAACTAAAAATTTAGATATTTTGCAAAACATATTTGGAATATTTTCATATTCTCCTGTCTTAGAATGTGAAAGCAATCTAGATAGCATTAAAAAATCTATCAAAAACTTATTGAATGAAATTGATCTAAATAAGTTTAAAACCTTCGCAATTAATAGTCGAAGAAATGATAAAACATTTTCATTAACAAGTCATGAACTTAACATTGAAATTGGTAACTTTGTTTCAGAAATTTTACCTAATTTCCAAGTTAAATTAAATAATCCGGATTTAGAAATTAATATTGAAGTTAGAAAGGAAAATACTTATATTTTTTATGAAAATATTTATGGGCTTGGTGGTATGCCCTTAGAATCGGCAGGCAAAACATTACATTTAATGAGTGGAGGTATTGATTCACCAGTTGCAGCTAATTTATTACAAAAAAGAGGGCTTAAAATTGTTTTCTTAAATTTTATAACACCACCTCATACTGATAAATTAACTGAACAGAAAATTGATGATTTGATTAATGTTCTAACCAAATATCAAGGTGAAACAATTTTGTATCAAATAAATTACACAAAAATTATGAATTTATTAAATTTAATATCTGACCAAAAATACAAAATTACTTTAATGAGAAGAAGCTTTTATAGAATTGCAACATTAATAGCAAAAAAGGAAAATATTAAAATATTATCAACAGGTGAAAGCTTAGGTCAAGTAGCTTCACAAACTTTAGAATCACTTTGCACTATATCAAATGCAACGGACTTAGAAATATTTAGACCACTAATTTGTTTTGATAAAATTGATACTATTAAACTTGCTCAAAAAATAAAAACATATGATATTTCAATTAAAAAAGCTTGTGAAACTTGTGAACTTTTTGCACCAAAAGAACCAATTACTAAACCTCATTTATTTAAAGTTATTGAATTAGAAAAAGAATTACCTAATTTATTTTCGCTCGAAAAAGAAACCTGCGAAGGCAATTTAAAAATCAAAAAATACAAAAATTAA